ATATTCCCGTGCCTCGATTTGCAGGCCGATCAGCCAGTCCCAGGGTGCATAGTAGGCATAGGTTATGACCATGTCCTGTTCGCCGTCACCGTCTCCCTCGTTCCAGCTCACATCGAACTGCTCGACCTGGCCGGGTTCGAGGGAGGAGGCTTTCTGGAGCATGTCGGCCACGAAGGCGCGGCCCTCGGCGTCGCGGGCGTCCTTGATGGATTCGCCGTCGCGGGCGCGACTCGGGCTCAGCACGTACTTGCCGGCGCTGTCGCCCTGGGTGTTGAGGATAAAGACCTGGCCGGTTTTTCCGATCTTCATCTTGGCCAGATCCTTCAGGATCGGTTCGGTGGCGACACGCTCAGGGGTGGCAACGCAGAGTAAGCCCTGGACCTTGCCCTGGGCGTCCATCAGGGGCTGGTAGATGGTGACGTACCACTGGCCCACGGCGAGGGCCCGGCCTTGGAAGTTACGGCCCGCGAGTACCTCTTTGATCACCGGGTTGGGGTGGCCGTCCGGGTTGACCGCCGGAATGAAGGTACCGACCGCGCGCTCGCCGTTTTCGGTAATATTAGTGGCGATGCGCAGCATGTCGCCCGCGTCGTTCATGCGCTGAAAAATCGTGCCGATGTCTCCGGTGATCTCGCCGACCTTATCGACGACAGGCACGGGGGTCTCGGGATTTTTCACCATGTCGATGGCGCTGCCGTCGCCGAAGCTGACCTGGGGCAGAGAAACTTTACGGGCCTGACCGTTGTACTGGTTGACTGCCTGCCACTCGACGAGCTTGTCGTTGGCGTTAAACTGGATCCCGCCGTGCTCTTTGACCGCGGCTGCTGCCACGCCCATGACTTTGTCGGCATCGATTTCCAGCAGGTCAGCGCTGATCTCGACGGTGTCGAGGAGGGCGGGGAGCAACTCGCGCTGCTTCAGGTGCGCTTCGTTTACCACCATCGCGTTGGTAGCGTGGGCGGCTTTTTGGTCTTCGAGGCTTATGAGGACGCAGACGACCACGAGGGGTACGACCACTGTTGCCAGGCCTATTGTCAGGAGTTTTCCCTTCAATCCGAACTTTTTCATAATGTGTAGAACGTTAGAGTGATCATCGGGCGCGCTTAGCGACAGAGGGTAGCGATCCGCGCCGGTTAAACCAATATTTGTACTCTGCCTACGGGTGCGGGACGGCCGACTTTAGCGACCGGGCGCGATTTTGAACGGTTGCCCGCCAAAACATAAGGATTTGCCCCGGTCTCCGGACACGGAGGGGGCACGATGATCATGGAGGGGAGCCTCAGTTGTTGAAAAAGGGCTCGAACTCCGTGCGGTTTTGCTCGCGGTAGAGGCTGAGCTTATTGCGCAGGGTGCGCACGCTGATCTGGAGCTTCTCAGCGGCGGTGGTGCGGTTGCCGCCGGTGTGCTCGAGGGCCCGGAGGATCAACCTCCGCTCCTGATCTTCGAGGGAACAGATTTCTTCGGGTTCGGGAGAGATTGGTGGAGAGACGGCGACTGCGACTGGCGCGGGCGCGGTGGTATTGGGGGCGACGGAGGGGGGAGCTGTGCCACTCTTGGCCAGCAGTTGCAGCTCCAGGGGCAGGGCGTTCGGCGTGACCTGCGGGCCTTTGGTCGAAAGGATGACGGCTCGCTCCACGATGTTCTGCAACTCACGCACATTGCCTGGCCAGGTGTGGGCCTGCATGAGGTGCAGGCTGTCCGGGTGGAACCGGGTGAGGTTGCGGCGGTGCTTACGGGTGTAGGTTTCCAGAAAATGCTGGGCAAGCAGAGGGATGTCACCCTCGCGCTCGCGGAGGGGTGGGCTCTCGATGGGGAAAACGTTCAGGCGGTAGTAAAGGTCCTGGCGAAAGTCCCCGTCTACGACCGACTGCTGCAGGTCGCGGTTGGTCGTGGCGACGATGCGGGTGTCAATCTGGATGACGTTGCTGGACCCGACGCGCTCAAACTCCCGTTCCTGCAGGACGCGCAGCAGCTTGGCCTGGAGGGGAAGGGAAATCTCGCTGATCTCGTCGAGTAGCAAGGTGCCGCCGTGGGCCAGCTCGAAGCGCCCGATGCGGTTCTCGAAGGCGCCGGTGAAGGCGCCCTTGACGTGGCCGAAGAACTCGCTCTCGATCAACGATTCGGAGACGGCGGCACAATTGACGCGGATAAAGGGTTTGTCCCGGCGCATGCTTTGGCGGTGGATTTCCTGGGCGACCAGTTCCTTGCCGGTGCCCGTCTTCCCGTGGACCAGCACCGTGGCATCGGTGCGTGCGACGCTGTCAATCATCTCCCGCATGTGGGCCATACGCGGCGAGTTGCCCAGAATGCGCGGCCCGCAACGGGCAGAGTCTCCAGCGAGCTGTTTGTTGACGGCTTGGAGGTGCTCGTAGCGATCGGCCTTGGAGAGGACGAGGTCGAGTTCGTCGATAGAGAAAGGCTTCTGCAGGTAGTCGAAGGCGCCCAGCTTCATACACTTGACGGCGCTCTCGATGCTGCCTTGGGCGGTGATCATGATGGTTACGGGCATCGTGCCACGCGCCGCGAGTTGCTCCAGCAAATCGGTCCCCAACCCGTCGGGCAGGTTCAGGTCCAGGAACATGACCTCGAAGTCGTGATCGTTCCCCAACTGCTCAAGCGCTTCCTGGATGGAGGCGACCGTCTTGACCTTCAGCCGCTTGCGTTGCAAGAACTGCTGGAGAGTCCGGCGGATGATCAATTCGTCGTCAACGACCAGGGCGCTTTCGAAACGCATGCTTTTTTTGGGGAAGGGAATGGTTTAAACAGAG
The DNA window shown above is from Ruficoccus amylovorans and carries:
- a CDS encoding sigma-54-dependent transcriptional regulator, with translation MRFESALVVDDELIIRRTLQQFLQRKRLKVKTVASIQEALEQLGNDHDFEVMFLDLNLPDGLGTDLLEQLAARGTMPVTIMITAQGSIESAVKCMKLGAFDYLQKPFSIDELDLVLSKADRYEHLQAVNKQLAGDSARCGPRILGNSPRMAHMREMIDSVARTDATVLVHGKTGTGKELVAQEIHRQSMRRDKPFIRVNCAAVSESLIESEFFGHVKGAFTGAFENRIGRFELAHGGTLLLDEISEISLPLQAKLLRVLQEREFERVGSSNVIQIDTRIVATTNRDLQQSVVDGDFRQDLYYRLNVFPIESPPLREREGDIPLLAQHFLETYTRKHRRNLTRFHPDSLHLMQAHTWPGNVRELQNIVERAVILSTKGPQVTPNALPLELQLLAKSGTAPPSVAPNTTAPAPVAVAVSPPISPEPEEICSLEDQERRLILRALEHTGGNRTTAAEKLQISVRTLRNKLSLYREQNRTEFEPFFNN